Proteins from a single region of Deltaproteobacteria bacterium PRO3:
- a CDS encoding zinc-binding dehydrogenase: protein MHQVWIPKIGGPEVLEVREAPDPEAKPGEIRIRVKAAGVNFADLLARQGLYPDAPKLPTVVGYEVAGVVDQAEPGSGFLVGDRVGAFTRFGGYSDTVVVPAAFAFPLSPTLSFEEGAAIPVNYLTAWLMLVNQGNVQQGDKVLIHAVAGGVGQAALQICRWRGAEVYGTASAAKHARLRELGVAHCIDYHRQDFEAEVRRLTGGRGVEIVLDAVGGESYRKSYRCLAALGKLMMFGISSFSSSERRSLLAVAKGMWRMPSFKPLALLNENRGVMGFNLGHLWDRGEALARAMKDILGLIAEGKLRPTVDRAFPLERAAEAHAYLHARQNFGKVLLKP from the coding sequence ATGCACCAGGTCTGGATCCCTAAAATCGGCGGCCCCGAGGTCCTCGAGGTGAGAGAGGCGCCCGACCCCGAGGCCAAGCCCGGCGAGATCCGCATCCGCGTCAAGGCGGCCGGCGTCAACTTCGCCGACCTCCTGGCGCGGCAGGGCCTCTACCCCGACGCGCCCAAGCTGCCGACGGTGGTGGGCTACGAGGTCGCGGGGGTCGTCGACCAGGCGGAGCCGGGCTCCGGCTTCCTCGTCGGCGACCGGGTCGGCGCCTTCACCCGCTTCGGCGGCTACAGCGACACCGTCGTCGTGCCGGCCGCCTTCGCCTTTCCCCTCTCGCCCACCCTTTCCTTCGAGGAAGGCGCGGCGATCCCGGTCAATTACCTCACCGCCTGGCTGATGCTGGTGAACCAGGGCAACGTGCAACAGGGCGACAAGGTGCTGATCCACGCGGTCGCCGGCGGCGTCGGACAGGCGGCGCTGCAGATCTGCCGCTGGCGCGGGGCGGAGGTCTACGGCACCGCGAGCGCCGCCAAGCACGCGCGCCTTCGCGAGCTGGGCGTCGCACACTGCATCGACTACCATCGCCAGGACTTCGAGGCCGAGGTCCGGCGCCTCACCGGCGGCCGCGGCGTCGAGATTGTCCTGGACGCGGTCGGCGGCGAGTCCTACCGCAAGAGCTACCGCTGTCTGGCAGCCCTCGGCAAACTGATGATGTTCGGGATCTCCAGCTTCAGCAGCTCGGAGCGACGCAGCCTCCTCGCCGTCGCGAAGGGGATGTGGCGCATGCCCAGCTTCAAGCCCCTCGCCCTGCTCAACGAAAACCGCGGCGTCATGGGCTTCAACCTGGGACACCTCTGGGACCGCGGCGAGGCCCTGGCCCGGGCGATGAAGGATATCTTGGGTTTGATCGCGGAGGGAAAACTGCGCCCCACGGTGGACCGGGCCTTTCCCCTGGAGCGGGCCGCCGAGGCCCACGCCTACCTGCACGCCCGCCAGAATTTCGGGAAGGTCCTGCTCAAGCCCTGA
- a CDS encoding carboxypeptidase regulatory-like domain-containing protein produces MKKILLLSLAFLTLAAPAWASELFGKISYKGAPLKDAEVAAGDKSGKTNALGFYSLTLDPGAYTLKVKLPDGTTREEKVDVFPQATEKNLKLE; encoded by the coding sequence ATGAAGAAAATCCTATTGTTATCCTTAGCCTTTTTGACACTCGCCGCGCCGGCTTGGGCCTCCGAGCTCTTCGGCAAGATCTCCTACAAGGGCGCGCCGCTGAAGGACGCCGAGGTCGCGGCCGGCGACAAGTCCGGCAAGACCAACGCCCTCGGCTTTTATTCCCTGACTCTCGATCCCGGCGCCTACACCCTCAAGGTCAAGCTGCCCGACGGGACGACCCGCGAGGAGAAGGTCGACGTCTTTCCCCAAGCCACCGAAAAAAATCTTAAACTGGAGTAG